AATACACTGGGGCTCCTGCATTGGCAGGTCTGGCCGCAATTTCTGCCGGAGCAGATTTAGTTACCATAATATGTCCGGATAGTGCAGCTATCCCCATTAAATCTTATTCTCCTGATTTAATTGTAAAAAACCTTCCAGGAGATTATATTAATTCTGAAATGATGGAAACAATTTTGGAATTATCTAAAAAAGTTGATTGTGTATTGGTGGGTTGTGGAGCCGGTGATAAAGAAGAGACTAAAATAGCTTTAAATGTGCTGGCCAAAAAATTAGGGGAACTTAAAAAACCCCTGGTAATGGATGCTGATGCCTTAAAACTGGTTGATAAAGAATTAGTGAAAAATCAAGATAACTTAATCATAACTCCACATATGGGGGAATTTAAAGCTTTTTTCCAAGAAGAATCACCTATTATTCTTTTTGATATTAAAGAAAAAATATCTGCTTTCCAATCTATTTCTCAACAAATAAACGGAACTATTTTGCTCAAAGGAAAACTGGACATGATATTTAATGGGAAGAAATTTAGATTGAATAAAACTGGAAGCCCAGGAATGACGGTGGGCGGAACAGGAGATTGCTTGGCAGGATTAGTCGCAGCACTATATTCTCAAGACCATTCTGCATGGGACTCAGCTTGCTTAGGAGCTTTTATTAATGGTCGGGCCGGTGAATTGGCTCAAAATAAATGGGGAAATAATTTTACAGCTTCTAAAATGATTGAATTTTTAAGTGAAGCTATGAAATATGATTTTTAATTAATATGGTCTGTTTCTTGGTGGAATTATTCTGTAAAGACGTAGTTGATAAATTCAATCAATAAAGGCCCATGGATTTGGCTATAACTAAAACACCAACTCCAATTATTCCCCCAAAACCAGCTACCAGGACAGTCAATAGATTTATCGGTATTTTAACAATTGGTAACAGATTTACTACAAAAAGAAATATAATTCCTAGAATCATATTAAAAATTATTGTTAATCCAGCTCTTCCTAATTTAAGGAGCATTTTAATTCCAAATAATCCTAAAACGATTATAAATGTTCCTATAACAATTAATGTCATTATATCGAGGATTTCCATCATAAATACTCCACTAGTGTTTTAAATTATGAGTTTAATAAATTCTAATTAGTTAATTAAATTATATAAAGATTATCTAAACTTAATTTAAAATCAAAGTTAATTAAAGATTTATTTCATAAAAATATT
This genomic window from Methanobacteriales archaeon HGW-Methanobacteriales-1 contains:
- a CDS encoding sigmaK-factor processing regulatory BofA translates to MEILDIMTLIVIGTFIIVLGLFGIKMLLKLGRAGLTIIFNMILGIIFLFVVNLLPIVKIPINLLTVLVAGFGGIIGVGVLVIAKSMGLY